The stretch of DNA TGCCTTGAGCGTGAAGGTGCCGCCGATGGTGGGAATGACGTACAGGATGGGCAGCATGAGCGTGCCGGCCGCGGCCGCCAGCGCCACCCCGATGCCGAAGACCAGGGCGCGGATGCGGCCGGTGTCCACGCCCTGCAGTTCGGCCGCCTGGCGGTTCTGCGCGGTGGCGCGCACGGCCCGCCCGAGCTCGGTTCGCAACAACAGCCAGTACAGGGCGGCGATGATGACCACCGTCAGAGCGAACGAGGCGGTGAGCGGTTTGCTCAGACTCACGCCTCCGATGTGGAACGTGCTCGTCGAGTACGAGGTATAGATGCTCTGCGGGTGGGCGCCAAAGCCGAACAGCAGCAGGTTGCTGACGATGAGCCCGATGCCCACGGTCATCAGGATGTAGGAGTGCTCGGGCGCGTGGGCGATGGGGGCAAGCAGCACCCGCTCCACCACAAACCCCAACAGCACCCCGGCCGGGAAGATGATCAGGAGGGCCAGGAACGGGTCCACGTGCCACCGGTTGAACAGCACCAGGGCCGAGTACATGCCCAGGGCGAGGAACTCACCGTGGGCGAAGTTGACGACCCGCATCACCCCGAAGATCAAGCTCAAGCCTATGCCGACAAGGGCGTACAGGCCTCCGGTGAGGAGGCCTGACGCCAGCACCTGCACGAACGCGGTCAGATGCTCCATGGACCCTCACCGCTGGGGCCAAGGCGGGGTCGGAAAGATCGGCTTGCCGGCAGCCACGTCCGTCGGGAATACTGTCACGAACCGCCCGCCTTGAACCTGTTCCACCACCATGGAGATGGGGTTCTGGTTGCGGAAGCCCTCATAATCCTTGAACTCCACCG from Bacillota bacterium encodes:
- a CDS encoding branched-chain amino acid ABC transporter permease, whose translation is MEHLTAFVQVLASGLLTGGLYALVGIGLSLIFGVMRVVNFAHGEFLALGMYSALVLFNRWHVDPFLALLIIFPAGVLLGFVVERVLLAPIAHAPEHSYILMTVGIGLIVSNLLLFGFGAHPQSIYTSYSTSTFHIGGVSLSKPLTASFALTVVIIAALYWLLLRTELGRAVRATAQNRQAAELQGVDTGRIRALVFGIGVALAAAAGTLMLPILYVIPTIGGTFTLKAFVVTVLGGMGNVIGAIGGGLLLGVTESLGATYVSSGYRDAFGLVAFLLVLLARPMGLFGKSRV